ATTTCATGCCCATAATAATATGGGGCTGGCACTTGTGAACAGTTTAACGGCTATTCAGGCTGGGGCAAACTGGATTGATGCGACCTTTGCAGGAATGGGGCGAGGGGCTGGCAATGCCGCGACGGAAGAACTCTCCGAATTACTGAAGAAAACGGGTGATGAAACACCTGCGGTAGATATATTGCTTAACCGACACATGAACGTGTTGAAAACCACCTACAACTGGGGTGGCGACGTGTTATATCGTCGGGCAGGTAAAAAGAAAATACACCCTACGTATGTGCAGTCTCTCAAAGATGCTGATTTACCTGTTGAAAGAGTCTACTCATTATTAGAGAAGATACCTGAATCTTCTCGTTCAACTTTTAATAATACTCTGCTGAAGGCATTGATACATGAGAGTTGAACAATTCTCCCATATTGTATTTGATATGGATGGCGTACTGATTGATAGTAATCCGTTTAAAATTTCCGTCGCAAAGCGAGTGATGCAGTCGATATTACCTGAAGCGGCGATGGTATTTGCTGAACACTTTCGTAAAAATTTTGGTCAGACCCGAAAAGCGCATTTTACCTGGGCGTATGAGAATGTGTTGGCTCGGCATGGGTTTACTGAAGAGATAGTTGATACTCTTATTGAACAATATGGCAAGCTAATAGCAGAGAATTATGCGAGTTGTGACGTCACTGCTGGCACGCGTTCTTTACTGTCGCAATTACATCGCCCTTGTTATGTTCTGACTGGCTCTGATCAGCATGAAGCCAGAGCGCTGTTGGGCGGACATCAACTGAATACCCAATTTGTCGATATTCTGGGTGGGCCGGTAAATAAGTCAGATAATCTTAAAAATGTCATTCATACCTATGGCATTAATCCGGCTGAATCGGTCTTTATCGGAGATGCCTTACATGATTTTGAAGTCGCCAGTCACTTTGGTTTATCTTTTATTTTAGTTACCCAATATATGCCTTTTGATAATCAAGCCTTGATTGAGAAAGTTATTTCATCAGGCGGCTATGTGATCGATACATTATCTGATTTACTGATTGATAGGCTCAATAAATGAAAATCAACAAGCATACCACTAAATTAAGTTATGGTTTGAACTCACGCGGTCTTATTTTTCCGATTAGCACCCTTGGCGGTATGTCATGTTCACTGCCCCCAAAGGCGCGATCAACCTTTCACCGTCATCATGAAACCGAGGTGTTTTTGATAACCTCCGGTCAAGGTCGTGTTTACGTTGAAGGAGGGGGGACGGAGGATGTCGTGGCAGAAGATATTATTTATATCGATTCGCTTAGTGGCCATACGATTGAAAATATCTCTGAGAATGAAGATCTGCGTTTTACCACCGTGTATTGGGTTGATAATGTCCAGCCATCGCGCACTGATTTACCTAAAGAGACATTGTTAATTTCAACGCCGCCTACGCCAAACGGTGATTTACATCTTGGGCATTTGTCCGGGCCTTATCTTGGCGCAGATATTTATCGGCGTTATCTGTCACTTAATGGTGTGACCGCCCATCACTTGACTGGCCGGGATGATAACCAAACTTATACCAAACGTATTGCCAGCAAAGAACAGCGTTCGCCTGAAGATGTGGCTGATGATTACGCTGATAAAATCTGTAAGACCTGGAGTGACGCCGGTATTGAACTGGATTTTTTCTCCAGCCCACAGACGACGAAAAACTATTATGCTCGTGTTAACAGCATTATTGATCGTCTGTATGAGCGTGGTTTTATTTTTAGCAAGGAAGTGAATGAACTCTATGATGTTAATACGGGGTTCAGTCTTCATGAAGGTTATATCAAAGGAACCTGCCCTCACTGTCACAGCGCTTCAGATGGTAATGCCTGTGAACAGTGCGGCAGACCAAATGATTGCGTTGATCTGATTAATCCCACGGGAACGCTGCCGGAAACGGTCGTGGGTAGCCGGACAATTAAAAAGCTCTATTTCCGGCTATCGGCATTAGCGCACCCGCTCGCGGAACTGACGGCGCAAAGTAATATGTCACCCCGCGCTCGCGCGTTGACGGAAGGAATGCTGGCTGACGGTTTACCCGATATCTGTATTTCCCATCGTTCAGATTGGGGAATTCCTGTTGCTATTGCTGGGTTTGAAGATCAGGTTCTGTATGTGTGGTTTGAAATGGCGGCAGGTTATCTGGCGGCGGATGAAGCATTGCATCCACAGCAACCCTTTTTCAAAAATAAGCAATGTGACATTGTTCATTTTTATGGGTTTGATAATGCTTACTATCACACATTATTATTCCCGGCCATCTACTATGCATTGGATGAAGAATACAATGTACCCGTTAATCATGTGATTAATGAGTTGCTCTATTTACGAGGCGAGAAATTTTCAACCAGCCGTCGCCATCTCATTTGGGCTGCAAAACTATTGGCGAATGTCTCGACCGATTATGTCCGCTGGGGGCTGGCTCGCTCGCGTCCTGAAACCACGAACGAGAATTTCGATCTTGAGCTTTTTATTGATGCGATTAATGATTTTTTCGTTGGTACATTACAACAGCATTTAACGGACAGTTGCCAGCAACTGAATTTACAGTTTAAGGGTGAAATGCCAGAGCCGGGGGCATGGTCAGCGCAGCATACCGCTTTCTACGAACGTATTAAGCAGTTAGCGGCCGGTGTCGAGCATTCCTATCGTGTTGATGCGTTTTCACCGCAAACGGCCACATCCCGGCTTGAGGAAATGGGGCGTTTAACACGTCAATTCTTTCATGCTCAGTTAAAGCATGAAGCGTTACCGGCGTTATATAATTATCGGCGCACGACGTTTGCTCTGAATTTTTGGGCATTAAAGCAATTTGCCAGCCTTGCTCAACCGATTATACCGCAAAGCAGTGAATATATTCTTAAGCTCCTTGGTCAGGATACGGTGAGTTGGAAAAACCGTAACGACTTTATTCATAGCACTCATATAATTCATGATTGGGATGAGCAATTTTTTAAAAACATTCTCAAGGATAAAGATAGTATTGAGCAGATTTGCCAAGTAAATTAAAAATATTTATTTTTTGATTAAATTACTCACCGTGAAAGGAATCTATTATGTCCAATGCTGACTTACGTGTAGTTATTACCGGTGCCGGTCGTGAAATGGGGCGTTCTCTGGCTATTCGTTATGCACAATCTGGCGCGGAAGTATTGCTTTCTGCTCGCGATCTCGATGCGGCCCAAAACGTGTGTAATGAGTTACAGTCATTGGGCTACACGCGTGTTAATGCCTTCCACTGCGATTTATCAGACCCTGCGACGATTCGAGCCTTTGCACAGAGCGTTGAAAATAAGTTTGGTCGTGTGGATGTGTTGATTAATAACGCCAGCCCCTGGCTG
This sequence is a window from Dickeya aquatica. Protein-coding genes within it:
- a CDS encoding class I tRNA ligase family protein encodes the protein MKINKHTTKLSYGLNSRGLIFPISTLGGMSCSLPPKARSTFHRHHETEVFLITSGQGRVYVEGGGTEDVVAEDIIYIDSLSGHTIENISENEDLRFTTVYWVDNVQPSRTDLPKETLLISTPPTPNGDLHLGHLSGPYLGADIYRRYLSLNGVTAHHLTGRDDNQTYTKRIASKEQRSPEDVADDYADKICKTWSDAGIELDFFSSPQTTKNYYARVNSIIDRLYERGFIFSKEVNELYDVNTGFSLHEGYIKGTCPHCHSASDGNACEQCGRPNDCVDLINPTGTLPETVVGSRTIKKLYFRLSALAHPLAELTAQSNMSPRARALTEGMLADGLPDICISHRSDWGIPVAIAGFEDQVLYVWFEMAAGYLAADEALHPQQPFFKNKQCDIVHFYGFDNAYYHTLLFPAIYYALDEEYNVPVNHVINELLYLRGEKFSTSRRHLIWAAKLLANVSTDYVRWGLARSRPETTNENFDLELFIDAINDFFVGTLQQHLTDSCQQLNLQFKGEMPEPGAWSAQHTAFYERIKQLAAGVEHSYRVDAFSPQTATSRLEEMGRLTRQFFHAQLKHEALPALYNYRRTTFALNFWALKQFASLAQPIIPQSSEYILKLLGQDTVSWKNRNDFIHSTHIIHDWDEQFFKNILKDKDSIEQICQVN
- a CDS encoding HAD family hydrolase is translated as MRVEQFSHIVFDMDGVLIDSNPFKISVAKRVMQSILPEAAMVFAEHFRKNFGQTRKAHFTWAYENVLARHGFTEEIVDTLIEQYGKLIAENYASCDVTAGTRSLLSQLHRPCYVLTGSDQHEARALLGGHQLNTQFVDILGGPVNKSDNLKNVIHTYGINPAESVFIGDALHDFEVASHFGLSFILVTQYMPFDNQALIEKVISSGGYVIDTLSDLLIDRLNK